A stretch of DNA from Mucilaginibacter daejeonensis:
TTTTACATGAGCAGCAAACACCGCTAACAAAAAAGACCAGCCGTTGAGGGCTGGTCTTTTTTTGCTTTTACAAAGGCCTGTTAGGTACCGGCACGTCGGCAGGCACCGACTGAGGCGGTTTTGCCCGCTTAGGCTTTTTGTTGAATATTCCTTTTACGTTATCCCATATCGAGGTCACCGAATCGCCGCTGATGTAGGTTGATGCTTTTTGCGAAAGCAGGCCTACCAGCGTTTTCACGATCATATTGGATCTTTTGAACAGCGTTTTGTTCAGCGTGAGCGGTAAGATGAACCGCGAGGCCAGGCTCAACAGATCAGGCGAGAAGAAAGAGCCGATGCCCTCACCTTCAGGTGCCTTAGGGAATATGGAACGTACCGACGAGATAATGGCCGCAGGGGTAGCAACGCGCTGTTTAAGCACCATCTCCTGCTCCTGTTTCAGTTTCTCGAGGCGTAGTATCTCTGACTGCAGGTCGAATATATTTTTGATAGGGACGGTCATGGTCATTTGAATAGTTTACTGATCAGCAAATTAATGATCGGCTTCTCAAAGCTTGACTTAGCTGCCACCATGATCACCGAAATGAGGAGGTAGAACAAGGCCACAACGCCAAAACCTTTCCAGGTAGCACCCATCACATCACCCAGGAACAGGGCCAGTGTGAATGTGCCGAACAGGAATGTCAATAACAGCGCCAGCACGATCACAATGATCACCGCTAAGCTTGCTGCCACCGATGAGCCTTTCTCAATGGCCTGGTACTTGGCCAGCAGTACGCGGGTCTCCACATACTCTTTTACCTGATCCAGTATATTGGGTTGAGGTGGCGTTTGTTCCGCTTCTTTTTTCTCTTCCATGCAGTTATTTGAAGATGAACCCCGGTTTCCGTTTCCGGAGCCGGGGTCGTGAATGGTTATTATGCGTGTTCCAGATCGTCTTGGTATTCGGCTTCTTCGCCGCTGATCTTGGTCTTGATGTTATCTACCACTTTGGTTTTCAGGCTGGCCAGTTTATCGATCTCGGCAGCGGCGGTCTCTTTGATGCTCTCGCCAAGGTTAGCCAATGATTCTGAAAGTTTGTCGCGGGTCTCGGTACCTTTATCAGGTGCGAATAAAATGCCTATGGCGGCACCTACAGCAACACCGGCCAGTAATGCGATCGCCACCTTGGCGCCATCGCCCAGGCCGGCCTCTTTTTTTAACCCTGGTATCTTGCTGATCAGGTTTGATACGTCTTTTGTATTCATGGTGATTTAAATTAATAAATGTGATCGTTCAGTTATTATCTAACGGCTTAACTCCCGCTTTGTTTATGGGCAACTTTAAATTATTCGTGGTTAGGCGATGCTTTGATCCGCTCCAAGCGGTCGGCGGCCATGCGGTCGGTCTCGTATATCTGCACCATCAGGATGAAATATGACAGCAGTACCGGCCCGAATACGAGGCCTAAAATACCAAATAGCGGCAAACCGATGAACACCCCAATGATAGATATTATAGGATGCGTATCGGCGATGCGCTTATTGATCACCAAGCGCAGCACATGGTCCAAATTACCTATAAATAAAAGTCCATAGGCCATGATACCGATACCGCTCCAGGTTCGCCCAAGCAGCATGAGGTAGATGCCCGCCGGTATGGATAAGGTAGGCGCACCCACTACCGGTAAAAAGGATATAAAGGTGGCCACCACACCCCAAAACACCGGGTCGGGTATGCCGGCTATCCAAAAACCGTTGGCCAGTAACACGCCCTGTACCACGGAGATGATGCCCTGTCCCAATACGTTCGAATAGGTAGCGTTCTTCAGCGCCGTGGCAAATTTGAGCGCATGCTGCTCGCTAAAGGGTGCGTACTTTAACAACCCGGCCTCGAACTTGCGCAACTCCACGAACATGAAATACAGCATGAAGTACAACACCAGCAAGGTGAGGATGATGTTAGCCGCACTGCCCAAAATGGACGGGAACAGGTCAGCCGCGTAGGTGGCCAGTTTTTGCAGGGTATCCTCGGCAAAGCGTGGCTGGTTGATATGCTCGGCCGTGAACATGTCGATCTTGTCCACCCACGAGTCGATCGGCAGTGCCTTGGTATTAAAGCCCAGTATCTTGTTAATGAGCATAAAGCTCAGCAGCAGGAACGGGATCACGATCACCACCAACGATAGTACGATGATGAGCAGCGCCGATATGCCTTTATTCCATCCGCGCTTTTCAGATATATATATGTAAAGCGGCCTGAAAAGTACATATAGCACGATCGCACCCAGTATGGAGCTGAAGATGGCGCTCAAGGCATAGGCCAACACGCAGCCCAACACAATGATGCTTACCAGTGTGATATTATTACGCTGCTGACGATCAAATAAAGGCATGACGGTTGGAGTGGATATACAGAAAACAAAAAAGCGCCGGTTTGTTCGGCGCTTTCAAAATTATTCGTGCTATGCGGTGCGGATCATTCCTCGGTCCTGACCAGAATGTTGATCTTGGCGCAGCTTTGAGCAATGGTGTCCATGTAAAAGATCATGTCCTCAGTGGGCCTTTCTATCTCATAACGCAACTGATCCAGTGCCAAATGGATGTTGGATAGCTGGTTCTTGATATCGTGCCTTAGCAAACGCATATCCTGCTCGGCGTTGTTATCGTTACCGGCAGCCATATTATTTGAGGTTGATCGCTTTCATTTTGTTATATAAGGTCTTACGGTCTATGCGTAAGATCTCGGCCGCTTTGGTCTTGTTGTAATTCACCTGGCGTAGTACTTTAACGATGGTCTCATACTCGGCTTCCAAGGCAGCGTTCTTCAGATCTGGGCGGTCGTCCTTTGGTTGCTGAGGTTCGGTGGCACCTTCGTTATTGCTACGCGGAGCGGTATAACCGTCAGAGGTGCCGGTATCAAATGATGAAGCACGGCTGTAGGCCAGCATCTCAAGCGGTAGGGCCTTCAGCTGGATCTCGTCGCCCTCGGTCAATAAGGTAGCACGGCGTACCACGTTCTTTAACTCGCGGATGTTACCCTGCCAGCGATAGTTCAGGAAACATTCCACCACATCAGCCGAGAAGGTGGTCACATTGCGGCCCAGCTCTTCATTGGCTATGCGTAAAAAGTGCTCGGCCAGCAGGATCACGTCGTTACCCCGCTCACGCAGTGGCGGCATATAGATACCGAACTCGTTGAAACGGTGGTAAAGATCCTCGCGGAAACGGCCTTTTTGAATGGCATCCTGCAGGTTCTCGTTGGTGGCCACAATGATGCGTACATCCAGGTCTATCTCTTTGGTCGATCCTATACGTTTCACCTTGCGCTCCTGCACGGTACGCAACAGGGCGGCTTGTATATCGTACGACAGGTTACCCACCTCATCCAGGAACAGGGTACCGCCATTGGCCATTTCGAAGTGACCGATCTTGGTATATAATGCGCCGGTGAAAGATCCCTTTTCGTGGCCGAAGAACTCACTTTGGGCCAGTTCTTTGGTCAGTGAACCACAGTCCATGGCAATGAATGGTTCGTTGCGGCGCGGGCTGTTCAGGTGTATACTTTTGGCCACCGATTCTTTACCAGTACCGCTTTCGCCAATAATGATCACACTGTAGTTGGTAGGGGCCACCAGTTCGATCTGCCTTACCAGCTCTTTGGAGGCACGGCTGCTGCCGGTCACAAATTCGCTGCTCAGCACCTGTTTGCCACCTTTTTCTTTAGTGCTGGTCTTGCTTACGGTAACCGGTCCGCTTACTTGTTGCTCGGCGGCTTCCAGCAAGGCGTGGTGGGTCTCGATGGCCTTGTTGATGGTGGTCAGGATCTCGTCAGGGTATAACGGCTTGGTGATATAATCATAAGCCCCCATCTTGATCAGTTCCACGGCCATCTTGATATCAGAGTAGCCGGTAATAATGATCACACCGGTCTTGGGGTACTGGTTCTTGATCACCTTGAGTATCTCGCGGCCGTCGGTATCTTCCAAACGGTAATCGCAAAGTACCAGGTTGAATTCGTTGTTCTTTAGTAATTCGAGGCCGGTGCTGCCATTTGACGCTGTAGTTGCCTCGAACCCATTACGGGAGAGGAACTTAGATAGCAGCAGCGCGGTGTTTACTTCATCATCAATGATGAGGATCTTCTTCATAGCAGCATTGACTCGTTAAGGTAACTATTTCACAAAGGTAGCTCTATGTACAAAAATGATAATTTTTACGACATATCGGCAATATCACGACACATATTTGACCAAAGATCAAAGTATTTTCAGGCATCGCATTTCGGCTCTGGTAATTTTGATCATTTTTATAGCGATCAGGTATACCGGGTAATGACCCGAACGCCTATTTTAGTACATTTGCCATTGTATGACAGAAGAAAGAGCATTGAATTTTATTGAAGAGATCGTTGAGGAAGATTTGGCGAGCGGCAAGCATAATGGCCGCCTGCATACGCGTTTCCCGCCCGAGCCTAATGGCTACCTGCACATCGGGCACGCCAAATCTATATGCCTTAACTTTGGTTTGGCCAAACGTTATAACGGAAAGACCAACCTGCGTTTTGACGATACCAACCCTGTAACTGAAGATACCGAATATGTAGAGAGCATCAAAGCCGACGTACG
This window harbors:
- a CDS encoding phage holin family protein, whose amino-acid sequence is MEEKKEAEQTPPQPNILDQVKEYVETRVLLAKYQAIEKGSSVAASLAVIIVIVLALLLTFLFGTFTLALFLGDVMGATWKGFGVVALFYLLISVIMVAAKSSFEKPIINLLISKLFK
- a CDS encoding YtxH domain-containing protein: MNTKDVSNLISKIPGLKKEAGLGDGAKVAIALLAGVAVGAAIGILFAPDKGTETRDKLSESLANLGESIKETAAAEIDKLASLKTKVVDNIKTKISGEEAEYQDDLEHA
- a CDS encoding AI-2E family transporter, with translation MPLFDRQQRNNITLVSIIVLGCVLAYALSAIFSSILGAIVLYVLFRPLYIYISEKRGWNKGISALLIIVLSLVVIVIPFLLLSFMLINKILGFNTKALPIDSWVDKIDMFTAEHINQPRFAEDTLQKLATYAADLFPSILGSAANIILTLLVLYFMLYFMFVELRKFEAGLLKYAPFSEQHALKFATALKNATYSNVLGQGIISVVQGVLLANGFWIAGIPDPVFWGVVATFISFLPVVGAPTLSIPAGIYLMLLGRTWSGIGIMAYGLLFIGNLDHVLRLVINKRIADTHPIISIIGVFIGLPLFGILGLVFGPVLLSYFILMVQIYETDRMAADRLERIKASPNHE
- a CDS encoding sigma-54-dependent transcriptional regulator — its product is MKKILIIDDEVNTALLLSKFLSRNGFEATTASNGSTGLELLKNNEFNLVLCDYRLEDTDGREILKVIKNQYPKTGVIIITGYSDIKMAVELIKMGAYDYITKPLYPDEILTTINKAIETHHALLEAAEQQVSGPVTVSKTSTKEKGGKQVLSSEFVTGSSRASKELVRQIELVAPTNYSVIIIGESGTGKESVAKSIHLNSPRRNEPFIAMDCGSLTKELAQSEFFGHEKGSFTGALYTKIGHFEMANGGTLFLDEVGNLSYDIQAALLRTVQERKVKRIGSTKEIDLDVRIIVATNENLQDAIQKGRFREDLYHRFNEFGIYMPPLRERGNDVILLAEHFLRIANEELGRNVTTFSADVVECFLNYRWQGNIRELKNVVRRATLLTEGDEIQLKALPLEMLAYSRASSFDTGTSDGYTAPRSNNEGATEPQQPKDDRPDLKNAALEAEYETIVKVLRQVNYNKTKAAEILRIDRKTLYNKMKAINLK